The following are from one region of the Odontesthes bonariensis isolate fOdoBon6 chromosome 12, fOdoBon6.hap1, whole genome shotgun sequence genome:
- the LOC142396065 gene encoding U3 small nucleolar RNA-associated protein 14 homolog C produces the protein MAKVSKKRGNKKSSEVEETHVEYQEEEEEDSDGAEEELSSEEQDGGEGGEGGEGGEDERRRRRLLEAISALGGKRKKPLGERSEAAVHMSEFTVTVEGEGDKIELSDLIGTAEKAPAVTAQSRKQLRNLQRSNRTVECPLSKQERERIHRDVAFQKAASEVSRWDSVITQNQRAEQLVFPLNQEPSGPKPMERVVMGWKAQTPLEQEVFALLSANKQPTKDPILTPSEEASMRAMSLEEAKVRRAELQKARALQSYYEAKARRERKIKSKKYHRVQNKAKRKEFLSQFEQMVETDPASALQELQKMELARMQERMSLKHQNSGKWAKSKAIMAKYDEGARKAMQQQLEVNKELTQKVVSALNNEEEEEEEEEEEEMLPDFVNDAEQGRLSANPWMRGKLSEEPADRLEGEAAGGGEEEEEEEEEEEEEAVLREFDSRRKLRQAQEGGAAAEEQEVEEEVEQQQKVEQEVEQKVVEEQEVEQVEQEDEAAAEFSDREEERISEFRNLFQEVRKEAGCRAASSQLEEGLIRIRTMEEVELLSQEVELLPQEVEQPLASEPAAGQQAAKGRKRKKGIELREVLTKESKVLRVPLAHTVADSEDPQDPEEKLDQRGLIKEAFAGDDVISDFLRDKRRQEDAGRPRLVDLTLPGWGEWGGLGLKPSGRKRRRFRVKAAPAAPRKDQHLPSVIISEKRNSSISLHQVTSLPFPFENHAQFESAVRAPLGRTWNTERTVKKVTKPKVLTQLGAIIEPMAEEELVRDKKASVGQSRRADSRKTRV, from the coding sequence ATGGCGAAAGTTAGTAAGAAAAGAGGGAACAAGAAGAGCTCCGAGGTGGAGGAGACACACGTGGAGtaccaggaggaggaggaggaggattcaGATGGAGCCGAGGAGGAGCTCAGCAGCGAGGAGCAGGACggaggagagggtggagaaGGTGGCGAAGGAGGAGAAGATGAGCGGAGGCGGCGCAGGCTGCTGGAGGCGATCAGCGCCCTGGGAGGCAAGAGGAAGAAGCCGCTGGGAGAGAGGTCCGAAGCGGCCGTGCACATGTCGGAGTTCACGGTCACCGTGGAGGGGGAAGGCGACAAGATAGAGCTGTCGGACCTGATCGGAACCGCGGAGAAAGCCCCCGCTGTGACGGCCCAGAGCAGGAAGCAGCTCCGGAACCTGCAGCGGAGCAACAGGACCGTGGAATGTCCTCTGAGCAAGCAGGAGAGGGAGCGCATCCACAGGGACGTGGCCTTTCAGAAGGCGGCCTCTGAGGTGAGCCGCTGGGACAGCGTCATCACCCAGAACCAGAGGGCCGAGCAGCTGGTGTTCCCCCTGAACCAGGAGCCGTCCGGGCCCAAACCCATGGAGAGGGTGGTGATGGGCTGGAAGGCTCAGACTCCTCTGGAGCAGGAAGTGTTTGCCCTGCTGTCTGCCAACAAGCAGCCCACTAAAGACCCCATCCTGACCCCCTCCGAGGAGGCCTCCATGAGGGCCATGAGCCTGGAGGAGGCCAAGGTCCGCCGGGccgagctgcagaaagcccggGCCCTGCAGTCCTACTACGAGGCCAAGGCCCGCAGGGAGAGGAAGATCAAGAGCAAGAAGTACCACCGAGTGCAGAACAAGGCCAAGAGGAAGGAGTTCCTGAGTCAGTTTGAGCAGATGGTGGAGACGGACCCGGCCTCCGCCCTGCAGGAGCTGCAGAAGATGGAGCTGGCCCGCATGCAGGAGAGGATGTCTCTGAAGCACCAGAACAGCGGCAAGTGGGCCAAGTCCAAGGCCATCATGGCCAAGTACGACGAGGGGGCTCGTAAAGccatgcagcagcagctggaggtgaACAAAGAGCTGACCCAGAAGGTGGTGTCGGCGCTGAataatgaggaggaggaggaggaggaggaggaggaggaagagatgcTGCCCGACTTTGTGAATGATGCAGAGCAGGGTCGCCTTTCTGCAAACCCGTGGATGAGAGGGAAGCTGTCTGAGGAGCCTGCAGACAGATTGGAGGGTGAAGCAGCGGGTggaggtgaggaggaggaggaggaggaggaggaggaggaggaggaggccgtcCTCAGAGAGTTCGACAGCAGGAGGAAACTGCGGCAGGCTCAGGAGGGTGGAGCAGCAGCTGaggagcaggaggtggaggaggaggtggagcagcagcagaaggtggagcaggaggtggagcagAAGGTGGTAGAGgagcaggaggtggagcaggtggagcAGGAGGATGAAGCTGCTGCAGAGTTCTCTgacagggaggaggagagaatcTCAGAGTTCAGAAACCTGTTCCAGGAGGTGAGAAAGGAGGCGGGCTGCAGGGCCGCATCCTCTCAGCTGGAGGAGGGTCTGATCAGGATCCGGACCATGGAGGAGGTGGAGCTCCTGAGTCAGGAGGTGGAGCTCCTGCCTCAGGAGGTGGAGCAGCCCTTGGCCTCAGAACCGGCTGCAGGGCAGCAGGCGGCCAAAggcagaaagaggaagaagggCATCGAGCTGAGAGAAGTGCTCaccaaagagagcaaagtgctcaGAGTGCCGCTGGCTCACACCGTGGCCGACTCTGAGGACCCCCAGGACCCCGAGGAGAAGCTGGACCAGAGGGGGCTCATCAAAGAGGCTTTCGCCGGAGATGACGTCATCTCAGACTTCCTCCGAGACAAGCGGCGGCAGGAGGACGCGGGCAGACCCCGGTTGGTGGACCTGACGCTGCCAGGCTGGGGGGAGTGGGGGGGGCTGGGTCTCAAGCCGTCCGGCCGCAAACGCAGAAGGTTCCGGGTCAAGGCGGCGCCGGCTGCGCCCAGGAAAGATCAGCATCTGCCCAGCGTCATCATCTCGGAGAAGAGGAACAGCTCCATCAGCCTCCACCAGGTCACCTCGCTGCCCTTCCCCTTTGAGAACCACGCCCAGTTTGAGAGCGCCGTGCGCGCTCCGCTGGGCCGCACCTGGAACACGGAGCGGACCGTGAAGAAGGTCACCAAGCCCAAGGTGCTCACCCAGCTGGGCGCCATCATTGAGCCCATGGCTGAGGAGGAGCTGGTGAGGGACAAGAAGGCGTCTGTGGGTCAAAGCCGCCGGGCCGACTCCAGAAAGACCAGAGTTTAG